GAGGTTTTTCGCTTGACAGTGCCACCCCATTCCCTTCTGCTTACCCCGCCCACGCCAGTGGCTCGCCGCTAGCGAGAGAAGCAGCCAAACTAGCGTGTACGCCGGGATCGACAAATACCAAACGTTGGAGGATTCTATCGATGATTTTAGTGAAGCGACAACTCCGGACATCAGGTAGGCAATTAACATCAGTCCAACCATTTGCCAGCCGGTGATGATTAGTCTTTTACATTGAATTCTCATAGTTTGTTCCTCTTCGGGTTGCTTGTGGTCGTTGCCTCGAGAGTTCGACTGTGGAGGCCTCCGCAAAAAGGAAGACCGTGCAAGATGGAACGATGGAGGCATGAGGAAGCCCCAGCTTGTTCTCCCCTTTTTTGTGTGCCATGACAGGCGAGTAGCTCGCCATCATCTTTAGACTTCATGTTGATATCCCACGTTTTCCCATCCTTTTCGAGTGTGATGGTCTTCAATTTGAAAGTCTTGAGCTTAATTGAGAAGTAGGTTTCCGAGAGCGGTTTTTCGACTTCGGAAGTGAAGTCCTCAAAGCTCTGGCTGTTAACTTTTACCAGTCGAGCATCGGTTGGAATTGGAGCTTCGGAGAACGAATCGTCATCGGGCAGAACCAACGTTCCATCAATATCTCTGAATCGAATTCCGCATATCTCAAGCAAAAGATATCGGACATCCGCGATCTTACTGTTGTTCCACATCCCAATCAAACCCTTGCGCAGTGAGATGACTACTTCATCGTTTGCGACAAGGTTGAGACCGAAGTTTGATTTTTCTGGTCCATCTATCTCTTTTGAGGCTACCGAACACTCTGCAAATCTAGGCAGTCCAGGAAATTCAAAGTTGGAATTGCAGAAGGCTTCAACCGCGTTTGGATAGTTTGGGAGAATTTTGTTGGAGGCACCCATTAAAAATAGACCCCTCATTTGGAATCGAACGTTGCCAGCAGCTCTTTCGGCAATAGCGAAGTACTTACCTTCCTCTTGCTGAATCGGCATCCGCAACTTGTAACGATCCTCCAGAAGAGAGTTTTCGGAAAACACAATCGAGTTTGTTGCGCGTTCGATGAAAATCTCAGTGTTCTTCACGATATCCCTTCCAATCACGCCGTCTACTCCAAACCTCTCTTTGTACTTTGCAAATTTCTCTTCCGAGAGATCAACGGGATTCGACCTAAGCTTTTGAAGCGAGCTAGATTCAGGCAAATGTGAATCTTCCTCGAAAGAAACTGAATACATCAGATCGCCTTCAACCGCCACCATGGTGTTTTTCACAATCGCATATTTGAGTTCTTCGCGAATACTCGCACAGCAATCTTGCACGAGAACGGAGGAAAGTAGCAGACACACAAACTTCAACTTCACTTCTTCAGGACCCCAGACTCTTGGTACAGTTTGCTCCCAGCGCAATCCAAGAAGATAGAATCGTTCACGAGTTTCTCAAAATGGGTGCTTCTACACTTCTGATCGGACTTTCGATCGCTGGGCGATGTTGTGACTGACCAGCGATCTAAACTCACCTTGGTGTTAACCCGCTGGATTTGAAATGAGCTTCGATGGGTCCTGAAAGCGCGATCGTTGGCTTGCACCTGTGAAGACCCCGGACTTAATAGTCGGCGAACAACTAGGCTTCGACGTGGAGGGTTTTTTCGTGGGTGTAGATGACGGAGCCTTTGGGGGAGCCTTTGGTTCGGCGGACGTATTTTTTGAGGGTGTAGTCCACGGCGACGAAGCCGGCGTGTTTTTGGGTTGAGTTCTGGACGGCGATTTTGGCGGCGAATTCGAGGACTTCGCGGGGGGTGAGTTCGGGTTTGTTGCTGGTGGGGACGAGGACGTGGGCGGATGTGTGGCCTCGGACGTGGAGCCACCAGTCGTTGCTTTTAGCGATCCGGAGGGTGAGATAGTCGTTCGCCTCGGCGTTTTCGCCGTAGAGGACTCGGTGGTTTTTGGGGCCGACAAGCTCGCGGATGCGCTGTCCGTCGAACGGCTTGACCTGTTTGCCGTCGGGAGCCCGGTGGGTTTGGGTGAGGAGCAGTCGTCGCTCTTTGATTTCGGTTTGAGCTTGTTCTATCTCTGTTTTGGTTGTGGCGTCCAGGGCCCTGAATAGGTAGGCGTCGAGGTCGTATTTGATCGCTTTGAGGCGGATGAGTTGGTCTTGGAGGACTCCGATTCTGCCCTTTGCTTTCTTCGCCTTGTCGAAGAGTTTCAGTGCGTTTTCTTTGCCTGAGAGTTCGGGGTTGAGTTTGATTTCGAGTCGACTCCCGTCGTAATCCGGAAGGATGGTTCGGTTCGAGCCTGATGGGAGGTTTGCTGCATAGGCCATCAGGAGCTCGGCTTGGCGTTGCCATTGGCCCGCGCGACCACCCATTTCGATTGCTTCGTGTAGCTCCTGGATGGCAACTTCGCGAGCGAGGATGGCGGCTTCGAGTTGGGCGATGAGCGAGCGTTGGGCGGTATTGAATTCGTGGCCGTTGATCCGCTCACGGTATGCCTGTTCGCAGGCGGCGGAGAAGGTAGGCTTGTCGAGCCATGCAGGGAAGTGATCGACCAGGGAGACCGGATAGGCTCCGTCTTTGAGGTTGTGTCCGGGGTTCCAGGGTTCGGCGGCGCGCTTGTATTTGGAGTGAACGCGTGGTTTTTCGAAGTCGGCTAGGTCTGGCTTTTCGGGATCCAGAACGGGGGGCCAGAGATAGGTTGAGTTGGGCAGAATGGGGCGCGATGATTGTGTGTCTCGGACCCATTTCGCCGCCGAGAGGATGCGGTTTTCTTCGTCGATGAGGATGAGATTAGAGTGCTTGCCCATCAGCTCGGCGATGAGGGTGTGATCGCCGAAGCTGAGGACGAGCACACGGTCAGAGTGCTTCATCGTGATTGCTTCGAGGGTCTTGCCATCGAGGCGGGCTCGGAGTGTTGCGCAGAAAACGGGAGGTTCTCCTGAGTTGCGCGGGCGCTGGGTGACAAAGTGGACGCGGAAGAACTCTGGGTGGCAGCTTATGAGAAGCTGGTGCGCGGTCCCTCGATGGTAGAGTTCGATGACGATGGTGGTCGGGTTTGGTTGCCGGAAACCCTGGACCTTTGCCCCTTGGATGGCTTTGATTTCGTCGGCGATTGCGGCGAGGCAGAGGGCGTCGAAGGGGATCATGTGGAGTTGGGGGTCAGGGGTTTGTGAGAGACTACGGCAGCCCCACCGGTTCGCTAACGCTTACCGACTCCCCAACAAGTAGGGAGTTTTGATTATAGTTCGATCGCTTTAAACACGTTTTCTCTTTTGGAATTGCGCTCCATCAACAGGACTTCCGGCGTGAGGCCTTCTAGCGAGACTTCGGATTCGCCGTTGTTGGAGGTGACTTGCATCCAGACAGTTGCGAGTTTCTGGGCGGCTTTCTCGGGGGTTGTTTCTAGCGGGATGTCTTCTCGGAGGTTTAGCACGGGGTGTTCGGCGCCGGACAGGGAAGCGGTGTGGCGGTGGAGGTGGTAGTCGCCGTCGAAATCCATGACATAGAACTGATCCTTATCGGGCGTTGTTCCTAGCTCAGCGAAAAGGGAGATCGCGAGGGCTGGGGCTGAGGAGAAGTCGTTGAAGGCGGATTTGATGGGTGCAGAGACGGCGGTGACGACGCGTTGGATGGTGACGTCTTGCTCGCTGCGGCTGTAGCCCTCGCGGTGGGCAAACTCCATCGCGGCGGTTCGGATGGCTTCGATGTCGGATTGTTGTCCGAGGCCGGCGAATGCAAGTTTGTCGTAGATCTCAAAAATCTTGGGTGACTGGCGGCGGTATGTGAAGATAACGATTCCAGCGTCGAGCGAGACGGCGAGGACGGCTGCGCCTCGTTCGATGCGCCCTTGGATGTAGGACACCCGGTTGTTCATGCCTTCTTGCCAGTCGTAAGGGGTGAGCATGGTTTGTTCTACGCTCCGATGTCGGTTCTTGCTTGCATTCCGTCGAAATGAATCATTGCGAGTGCCTCGTAGGCTTTGGCTCGCGCTTCTTGTTGGGTAGGCGCGGTGGCGGTGGCGGCAAGGACACGGCCGCCACTGGTTTTGAGTTCACCGCTCTCGAGCTTGGTTCCGGCGTGGAAGACTTTGACGTTTTCGAGAAGCGGATTTATTGTGATGACTTTGCCCTTTTCGTAGTCTCCAGGGTAGCCAGCAGAGGCCGCTACGACGGTGACGGCTGCGTTGTTGAGGATTTCGATTGAGGGAATCGGTTCGCCGCTGGCACAGGCTCGGAGGGCCTCAGCGAAGCCGTTGCCGAGGCGGCTCAGGACGCTTTGGGTTTCGGGGTCACCGAATCGGACATTGTATTCAAGGCACATAGGACCCTTCGCGGTTTGCATCAATCCTGAGAAGAGAACTCCTCGGTACTCGATTCCGTCCTCGCGAAGGGTTTGGAGGATTGGCAAGACGGTTTCGCGCTCGGTTTGCTCGATGATTTCGGCGGTGACCCAGTCAACCGGGGAGAAGGTGCCCATTCCTCCGGTGTTCGGGCCTTGGTCTTGGTCGTGAATGCGTTTATAGTCTTGAGCGACGGGGAGGGAATAGATTTCTATGCCGTTGGTGATTGTGAGGAGGCTGAACTCTTTGCCTTCTAGCTTCTCTTCTAATACCAGCGTCTTTCCGGCTTCACCAAGGGCTTTGAGGGCGTCGATTCCTTCTTCGGCTTCGGCGAGGGTTTCGGCGACGATGACGCCTTTGCCGAGGGCGTTTCCGCTGGCTTTTATGGCGAGTTTTGAGCCCGTGGTGTACTTTGTCTTAGCGTATGCCTTAGCGGCTTCTGCATCAACGAAGACTTGATACTCGGCGGTTGGCACTCCGGCTCTTTGCATCATGGCTTTGCAGAAGGCTTTTGAGCCTTCGAGCTGGGCTCCGGCTCTGCCGGGGCCGAAGCAGAGGATCCCTGCTTCCCGAACGGCGTCGGCAAGGCCGGCGACCAGGGGGTCTTCCGGGCCAACCATTACCAGGTCGATCTCTCGCGCCTTTATCAGGTTGAGGAGCGAGTGGAAGTCGTTTGTAGGGATGTTGACGCACTCAACTTCTTCGGCGATACCTGCGTTGCCAGGGGCACAGATGACCTCCGCCTCTTGGGCGAGCTTCCAGCAAAGGGCATGCTCGCGACCTCCGCTTCCGACGACTAAGATTCGCA
This genomic stretch from Armatimonadota bacterium harbors:
- a CDS encoding NFACT family protein; translation: MIPFDALCLAAIADEIKAIQGAKVQGFRQPNPTTIVIELYHRGTAHQLLISCHPEFFRVHFVTQRPRNSGEPPVFCATLRARLDGKTLEAITMKHSDRVLVLSFGDHTLIAELMGKHSNLILIDEENRILSAAKWVRDTQSSRPILPNSTYLWPPVLDPEKPDLADFEKPRVHSKYKRAAEPWNPGHNLKDGAYPVSLVDHFPAWLDKPTFSAACEQAYRERINGHEFNTAQRSLIAQLEAAILAREVAIQELHEAIEMGGRAGQWQRQAELLMAYAANLPSGSNRTILPDYDGSRLEIKLNPELSGKENALKLFDKAKKAKGRIGVLQDQLIRLKAIKYDLDAYLFRALDATTKTEIEQAQTEIKERRLLLTQTHRAPDGKQVKPFDGQRIRELVGPKNHRVLYGENAEANDYLTLRIAKSNDWWLHVRGHTSAHVLVPTSNKPELTPREVLEFAAKIAVQNSTQKHAGFVAVDYTLKKYVRRTKGSPKGSVIYTHEKTLHVEA
- the purD gene encoding phosphoribosylamine--glycine ligase; protein product: MRILVVGSGGREHALCWKLAQEAEVICAPGNAGIAEEVECVNIPTNDFHSLLNLIKAREIDLVMVGPEDPLVAGLADAVREAGILCFGPGRAGAQLEGSKAFCKAMMQRAGVPTAEYQVFVDAEAAKAYAKTKYTTGSKLAIKASGNALGKGVIVAETLAEAEEGIDALKALGEAGKTLVLEEKLEGKEFSLLTITNGIEIYSLPVAQDYKRIHDQDQGPNTGGMGTFSPVDWVTAEIIEQTERETVLPILQTLREDGIEYRGVLFSGLMQTAKGPMCLEYNVRFGDPETQSVLSRLGNGFAEALRACASGEPIPSIEILNNAAVTVVAASAGYPGDYEKGKVITINPLLENVKVFHAGTKLESGELKTSGGRVLAATATAPTQQEARAKAYEALAMIHFDGMQARTDIGA